In Sphingomonas sp. PAMC26645, one DNA window encodes the following:
- a CDS encoding Ca2+-dependent phosphoinositide-specific phospholipase C has protein sequence MLRSMLLAAAALVSTGATAQRAMNDIQVVGSHNSFKARIPTAVMAKIRAAEPRMAEGLDYYHLPLAHQLDRGVRQIEIDIFADPDGGRYASPKGEAWAKAAGETTSFDRAAMLKPGYKVFHIPDVDYMSTCVTLVRCLGEVNRWSRAHPRHLPVMITINAADTPSGRPEIGSPIPLDDKTLLDALDGEIRSVLPGRRLITPDEVRGTAASLREAVHTRGWPTLAAARGRIYILFDVRKAVSDVYRDGHPSLAGRAMFGWYPDDQPESAIQIVQDPLVDGERIRRWVGEGVIVRTRTDAGTVEARSRDYAKANAALASGAQAVSTDYYPGAPDPLHVGFAVTLPGKAMARCSPVRVPGGCSLQP, from the coding sequence ATGCTCAGGTCGATGCTACTCGCCGCCGCTGCGCTGGTTTCGACCGGCGCGACGGCACAGCGAGCGATGAACGACATTCAGGTGGTCGGCTCGCACAACAGCTTCAAGGCACGGATTCCGACGGCGGTGATGGCGAAGATCCGTGCCGCCGAGCCGCGGATGGCGGAGGGGCTGGACTATTACCACCTGCCGCTCGCGCATCAACTCGACCGCGGGGTGCGCCAGATCGAGATCGATATCTTCGCCGACCCCGATGGCGGGCGCTATGCGTCGCCCAAGGGCGAGGCGTGGGCCAAGGCGGCCGGCGAAACGACGAGCTTCGACCGCGCGGCAATGCTCAAGCCTGGGTACAAGGTCTTCCACATTCCCGACGTGGATTACATGAGCACCTGCGTGACTCTGGTCCGGTGCCTCGGCGAAGTGAACCGCTGGTCGCGCGCACACCCGCGGCATCTGCCGGTCATGATCACCATCAACGCCGCCGACACGCCGTCGGGGCGGCCGGAGATCGGCAGCCCGATACCGCTCGATGACAAGACGCTGCTCGATGCGCTCGACGGCGAGATCCGATCCGTGCTGCCGGGTAGGCGTCTGATCACGCCGGACGAGGTGCGCGGTACGGCAGCGAGTCTGCGCGAAGCGGTACATACGCGGGGATGGCCGACATTGGCAGCGGCACGGGGGCGGATCTACATACTGTTCGACGTGCGCAAGGCAGTGTCGGACGTCTACCGCGACGGTCACCCGTCGCTGGCCGGCCGGGCGATGTTCGGCTGGTACCCGGACGACCAGCCCGAATCCGCCATCCAGATCGTCCAGGACCCGCTGGTCGATGGGGAACGGATCCGGCGCTGGGTCGGCGAGGGCGTGATCGTTCGCACCCGCACCGACGCCGGCACGGTGGAAGCCCGCAGCCGCGACTATGCCAAGGCGAACGCCGCCCTGGCGAGTGGCGCGCAGGCGGTCAGCACCGATTATTACCCCGGCGCGCCCGACCCGCTGCACGTCGGCTTCGCGGTAACGTTGCCGGGCAAGGCGATGGCGCGCTGCAGTCCGGTGCGTGTGCCCGGCGGTTGCAGCCTGCAACCTTGA
- a CDS encoding histidine-type phosphatase, which produces MKLRGFGTVCAVAALLIGSIASAAPKRVLVVERAVLVMRHGIRAPLDGEVPLDTRTGAPWPAWPVAESRITPHGVRALEQVAAYDRRLLAARGLMTPNGCPAGVVRIRSNSSDRTIASGQAYAEGLAPGCDLAIEHKPLGTADAIFEPLRARATAFDARAAIASINHETGGMAALARRHGAALARLDQVLGCTSVERGCVPAGTPAVSASADGHDLVLAGPIRAASGIAQVLLLQEVEGLPRESVGWGRANPATIEQLGALHAALFAVYTHPSYMAAHQAAVLGREVLAALSSTGPRLTVFMGHDTNVTALAAALRVDLKAPGYATNDVPPGGALLIERLRDASTGARVVRVSYRTQSPETLRGLGQSASLVALKIPGCASPLCPATTFSRLLVSHLAPLQTAR; this is translated from the coding sequence TTGAAGTTGCGTGGTTTCGGGACCGTGTGTGCCGTCGCCGCGCTGCTGATCGGCTCGATCGCTAGCGCCGCGCCGAAGCGCGTCTTGGTGGTCGAGCGGGCAGTGTTGGTCATGCGCCACGGCATCCGCGCGCCGCTTGACGGCGAGGTGCCGTTGGACACCCGCACCGGTGCACCGTGGCCGGCTTGGCCTGTGGCTGAAAGCCGGATCACCCCGCATGGCGTGCGGGCCCTCGAACAGGTGGCGGCGTACGACCGAAGGTTGCTCGCGGCGCGCGGGTTGATGACGCCAAACGGGTGTCCGGCGGGTGTCGTCCGGATCAGATCGAACAGTTCCGATCGGACGATCGCGAGCGGGCAGGCCTATGCGGAGGGCCTTGCGCCCGGCTGCGATCTCGCCATCGAACACAAGCCGCTCGGTACCGCGGACGCGATCTTCGAGCCGTTGCGTGCACGGGCGACGGCCTTCGACGCGCGCGCAGCGATTGCATCCATCAACCATGAGACGGGTGGCATGGCGGCACTCGCCCGACGTCACGGCGCTGCGCTAGCGCGACTCGATCAGGTGCTTGGCTGTACGTCGGTGGAGCGGGGATGCGTCCCTGCTGGCACGCCGGCGGTCAGCGCAAGCGCCGATGGCCACGATCTCGTGCTGGCGGGGCCGATCCGCGCCGCCTCCGGTATTGCGCAGGTACTGCTGCTGCAGGAGGTCGAGGGCCTGCCACGCGAGAGCGTTGGTTGGGGCCGCGCGAATCCTGCGACTATCGAGCAGCTCGGCGCGCTGCATGCCGCCTTGTTCGCCGTGTACACGCATCCGTCCTATATGGCCGCGCATCAAGCCGCCGTGCTCGGCCGCGAGGTACTGGCAGCCTTGTCCTCGACGGGACCGCGGCTGACGGTGTTCATGGGGCATGACACCAACGTCACGGCGCTCGCCGCCGCGCTTCGGGTCGATCTGAAAGCGCCGGGCTATGCCACCAACGACGTTCCGCCGGGCGGGGCGCTGCTAATCGAACGCCTGCGTGACGCAAGCACCGGTGCCCGGGTCGTGCGGGTGTCGTACCGCACCCAGTCGCCCGAGACCCTCCGTGGGCTCGGGCAATCCGCTTCGCTCGTCGCGCTCAAGATCCCAGGTTGCGCGAGCCCATTGTGTCCCGCCACCACATTTTCCCGGCTGCTAGTTTCACACCTGGCTCCGCTGCAAACAGCTAGGTGA
- a CDS encoding M20/M25/M40 family metallo-hydrolase, whose protein sequence is MMMTSKLKLLLACTAAMVGIPASSQTPAATNGLEIAKKMIAFRSVRGPGNQTPQLAAYLKQTLVAGGFAAADVTITPVDDTAYLIATWNGSDPALKPIVVSGHIDVVEAKPADWQRDPFTAVVENGYLYGRGATDMKLDAALAIATLLDMKKAGYTPKRGIVLALSGDEETVMKTSSLIAEKLKASEMALNIDGGGGLYDEAGKPEYFTIGAAEKTYADFQLEVTNPGGHSSAPRKVNAINELSAALVKIGAYRFTPQLSPITKGYFEGVAPRQTPELGAAMRAFVANPADQKAIETLAANTGYVGQIGTTCVTTMVSGGHALNALPQRATANINCRIFPGVKPETVMAELARVAADPGVKFSDVTEGSNPTDASPLRADLTGPVKTAMGKIRPGVPIFPSMSAGASDSMWYRSVGVPSYGVSPIFIKQSDDFSHGLNERTPIDNIPLAITYYRSLFTDLTK, encoded by the coding sequence ATGATGATGACGTCCAAGCTCAAGCTTCTACTAGCCTGCACCGCCGCAATGGTCGGCATCCCGGCCTCCTCGCAGACTCCAGCCGCCACCAACGGTCTCGAAATCGCGAAGAAGATGATCGCGTTTCGCAGCGTGCGTGGTCCCGGCAACCAGACCCCGCAGCTCGCCGCCTATCTGAAGCAGACATTGGTCGCGGGCGGCTTTGCGGCTGCAGACGTCACGATCACCCCTGTCGACGACACCGCCTATCTGATCGCAACGTGGAACGGCAGCGATCCGGCGCTGAAGCCGATCGTCGTCTCCGGACATATCGACGTCGTCGAGGCCAAGCCCGCCGACTGGCAGCGCGATCCGTTCACCGCGGTGGTCGAGAACGGATATCTCTACGGCCGTGGCGCCACCGACATGAAGCTCGACGCAGCGCTCGCGATCGCGACGCTGCTCGACATGAAGAAGGCGGGCTACACGCCAAAGCGCGGCATCGTCCTCGCGCTGTCCGGCGACGAAGAAACGGTGATGAAGACCTCGTCGCTGATCGCCGAAAAGCTCAAGGCCAGCGAGATGGCGCTCAACATCGACGGCGGCGGCGGACTGTACGACGAGGCCGGCAAACCCGAGTATTTCACGATCGGCGCCGCCGAAAAGACCTATGCCGACTTCCAGCTCGAGGTGACGAACCCCGGCGGACACTCGTCCGCGCCGCGGAAGGTCAACGCGATCAACGAGCTTTCCGCCGCACTGGTCAAGATCGGCGCGTATCGCTTCACGCCACAGCTGTCGCCGATCACCAAAGGCTATTTCGAGGGCGTCGCACCGCGTCAGACCCCCGAACTCGGCGCCGCGATGCGCGCGTTCGTCGCCAATCCTGCCGACCAGAAGGCGATTGAAACGCTCGCCGCCAACACCGGCTATGTCGGCCAGATCGGCACGACCTGCGTCACGACTATGGTCAGTGGTGGCCACGCCCTGAACGCGCTGCCGCAGCGTGCGACCGCCAACATCAACTGCCGCATCTTTCCCGGCGTGAAACCCGAGACAGTGATGGCCGAACTCGCCAGGGTCGCCGCCGATCCGGGTGTGAAGTTCAGCGACGTCACCGAAGGATCGAACCCGACCGACGCCTCGCCGCTGCGCGCGGACCTGACCGGCCCAGTCAAGACGGCAATGGGCAAGATCCGTCCAGGCGTGCCGATCTTCCCGAGCATGTCGGCGGGTGCGAGCGATTCGATGTGGTATCGCTCGGTCGGCGTGCCGAGCTACGGCGTCAGCCCGATCTTCATCAAGCAATCGGACGACTTCAGCCACGGCCTCAACGAACGCACCCCGATCGACAACATTCCGCTCGCGATCACCTATTACCGCTCACTTTTCACCGATCTGACGAAATAG
- a CDS encoding TonB-dependent receptor — protein MHIFDRRLLIGSLLASSAIVSSAHAQTGPAVAPAPAKQTAPTAQTAGEYEGDIVVTAQKRDQNIQNVPISIQAIGTKRLDDLNISNFNQYTQLLPSVSFQTTQPGSTVVYMRGVASGGDGNHSGPLPSVGTYLDEQPVTTIGGTLDVHIYDIARIESLAGPQGTLYGASSEAGTIRIITNKPDTSDFYGRVDGEVNSVKSGGIGSKVEGMLNMPLSQSAALRVVGFYQRDAGYIDNVAGCRSYLPEPTPTSCTSANGGVVVDNAAFVKKNYNDTETYGGRAALKVDLDSNWTVTPTVLYQEQRNHGTYGYDPKVGDLEVQHFFPEFRRDRFIQGALTIEGKVGNWDVTYAGAYLDRKTYTSSDYTDYAEAYDSAYSSVGGLAGYFYYQDNAGRTIDPRQKIIGTDHFKKTSQELRVASPVEDRFRIVAGAFYQRQTNAIFQDYQIANLGTAVSVNGSPGTLWLTKQERVDKDYAMFGEASFDILPNLTATAGGRAYIYDNSLIGFYGFGRNPAVDPDDGRPYTATPFNAAGSSLTGVAGCYLANGQTLREAYRSGGDTSTLLPAAVAGSPCTNLATYTTTGLVPKKTQGQGATYRFNLTFKPSDKVLAYATFSRGFRPGGINRRGDVAPYDADFLTNYELGLKTTLFDRLRFNAAIYQQAWDKFQFSFLGLNSFTIIQNGPNARIRGAEADANFSTGGLSLTAAASYTDAKTRNDLCATQTCSGTGLDVLAPKGTRLPITPRFKASGTARYSVPVGTAKAYIQGLVAHQSSAAADIRLAQTASFGRLKAYTTANASIGADLSGYTLELFVQNLWDERAQLSRFQQCGTCSQRTYIVSSTPRTIGLRAGAKF, from the coding sequence ATGCACATATTCGATCGTCGGTTGTTGATCGGCTCGCTCTTGGCCTCTTCTGCGATAGTGTCTTCCGCTCACGCTCAGACTGGCCCTGCCGTGGCACCGGCACCGGCCAAGCAGACCGCCCCTACCGCGCAGACCGCCGGCGAGTATGAAGGCGACATCGTCGTCACCGCGCAGAAGCGCGATCAGAACATCCAGAACGTCCCGATCAGCATCCAGGCGATCGGCACCAAGCGGCTCGACGATCTCAACATCTCGAACTTCAACCAATATACGCAGCTACTGCCGTCGGTATCGTTCCAGACGACGCAGCCAGGATCGACCGTCGTCTACATGCGCGGCGTCGCATCGGGCGGCGATGGCAATCATTCGGGCCCCCTGCCCTCGGTCGGCACCTACCTGGATGAGCAGCCGGTGACGACGATCGGCGGCACGCTCGACGTCCACATCTACGACATCGCCCGGATCGAGAGCCTCGCCGGGCCACAGGGCACGCTGTACGGCGCGTCGTCCGAAGCAGGCACGATCCGGATCATCACCAACAAGCCCGACACGAGCGACTTTTACGGCCGCGTCGATGGCGAGGTGAACAGCGTCAAGTCGGGCGGGATCGGCAGCAAGGTCGAAGGCATGCTCAACATGCCGCTGTCGCAGTCCGCAGCGCTACGCGTGGTCGGCTTCTATCAGCGCGATGCGGGGTACATCGACAACGTCGCCGGGTGCCGCAGCTACCTTCCGGAACCGACCCCGACCTCGTGCACATCAGCGAATGGTGGCGTGGTCGTCGACAACGCCGCGTTCGTGAAGAAGAACTACAACGATACCGAGACCTATGGCGGCCGCGCGGCGCTGAAGGTCGATCTCGACAGCAACTGGACCGTGACGCCGACCGTTCTGTACCAGGAACAGCGCAACCACGGCACCTATGGCTACGACCCGAAGGTCGGCGATCTCGAAGTTCAGCATTTCTTCCCCGAGTTCCGCCGCGACCGGTTCATCCAGGGCGCGCTGACGATCGAGGGCAAGGTCGGCAACTGGGACGTCACCTATGCCGGCGCGTATCTCGACCGGAAGACGTACACGTCGAGCGACTATACCGATTACGCCGAAGCCTATGACTCGGCTTATTCGTCGGTCGGCGGGCTCGCTGGCTATTTCTATTATCAGGACAATGCCGGCCGGACGATCGATCCGCGGCAGAAGATCATCGGCACCGATCATTTCAAGAAGACCAGCCAGGAACTGCGCGTCGCATCGCCGGTCGAGGACCGGTTCCGGATCGTCGCCGGCGCCTTCTATCAGCGCCAGACCAACGCGATCTTCCAGGATTATCAGATCGCCAATCTCGGCACCGCGGTATCCGTCAACGGATCGCCCGGCACGCTGTGGCTGACCAAGCAGGAGCGCGTCGACAAGGATTACGCGATGTTCGGCGAGGCGAGCTTCGACATCCTGCCGAACCTGACCGCGACCGCGGGTGGCCGCGCGTATATCTACGACAATTCGCTGATCGGCTTCTACGGGTTCGGGCGTAATCCTGCGGTCGATCCGGACGATGGCCGGCCCTACACCGCGACGCCGTTCAACGCGGCGGGCAGCAGCCTGACGGGCGTTGCGGGCTGTTATCTGGCCAACGGCCAGACCCTCCGCGAGGCGTATAGGAGCGGCGGCGATACCTCCACGCTGCTGCCGGCGGCGGTGGCCGGATCGCCCTGCACCAATCTCGCGACCTACACGACCACCGGATTGGTCCCCAAGAAGACGCAGGGACAAGGCGCCACGTATCGCTTCAACCTGACCTTCAAGCCAAGTGACAAGGTACTGGCCTATGCCACCTTCTCGCGCGGTTTCCGGCCGGGCGGGATCAACCGTCGCGGCGACGTTGCGCCGTATGACGCGGATTTCCTGACCAATTACGAGCTGGGCCTGAAGACGACGCTGTTCGATCGGCTACGCTTCAATGCCGCAATCTACCAGCAGGCGTGGGACAAGTTCCAGTTCTCGTTCCTGGGGCTGAACAGCTTCACGATCATCCAGAACGGACCGAACGCTCGGATCAGGGGCGCGGAGGCGGACGCGAACTTCTCCACGGGCGGCCTGTCGCTGACCGCGGCAGCGTCCTACACCGATGCGAAGACGCGCAACGACTTGTGCGCCACGCAGACCTGTAGCGGCACTGGCCTCGACGTACTTGCGCCGAAGGGCACGCGCTTGCCGATCACGCCACGCTTCAAGGCAAGCGGGACGGCGCGCTACAGCGTCCCGGTCGGCACGGCGAAGGCGTATATTCAAGGGCTCGTCGCGCACCAAAGTTCGGCAGCAGCGGATATCCGACTGGCGCAGACGGCGAGCTTCGGCCGACTCAAGGCGTACACGACCGCCAATGCGTCGATCGGCGCGGACCTGTCCGGCTACACGCTAGAGTTGTTCGTCCAGAATCTGTGGGACGAACGCGCGCAATTGTCGCGGTTCCAGCAGTGCGGGACGTGTTCGCAGCGCACCTACATCGTCAGCAGTACGCCGCGGACGATCGGCCTGCGCGCGGGAGCGAAGTTCTAG
- a CDS encoding sulfotransferase produces MAPTPNHRWPSDLMQAALALHDNQLHVAEPLLKAYLKRDPFDARAIRMLAELAGRIGRYGDAEVLLRRAVELAPGFTAARANLALVLYRQNRAPEALTLLDAVIADEPDNPGHANLKAAALGRLGGFEDAIALYEKVLHDAPGQPRVWLSYGHMLKTVGRRDDGIAAYRRALALLPTLGDAWWSLANLKTVRFDDADIASMEAGLARDDLDDEDRFHLDFALGKAFEDRREPVQSFAHYAAGNALRRTRIVYDADETRIFVDRSIALLTPDFLDARRGQGCEAPDPIFVLGMPRAGSTLIEQILASHSRVEGTTELPDMPALARRIADYPQGIATLSADALREIGEEYLRRAAIQRRTDRPFFIDKLPNNWAHTALIHLALPNARIIDARRDPLDCCFSNFKQHYARGQTFSYSLDDLGRYYRDYVRLMTHVDAVLPGRVHRVDHEALLENTEVEVRALLAACGLDYEPACLAFHETERAVRTASSEQVRRPINRDGVDAWRPYEMWLDPLKTALGDLLRA; encoded by the coding sequence ATGGCACCCACCCCGAACCATCGTTGGCCGAGCGACCTGATGCAGGCCGCGCTCGCGCTCCACGACAACCAGCTTCACGTCGCCGAACCGCTGCTGAAGGCGTATCTCAAGCGCGATCCGTTCGATGCGCGGGCGATCCGGATGCTGGCCGAACTGGCCGGGCGGATCGGGCGGTACGGCGATGCGGAGGTATTGCTGCGCCGTGCGGTCGAACTGGCGCCGGGCTTTACCGCGGCGCGCGCGAACCTCGCGCTCGTGTTGTACCGCCAGAACCGCGCGCCCGAAGCGCTGACCTTGCTCGACGCGGTGATCGCCGACGAGCCGGACAATCCCGGACATGCGAACCTGAAGGCGGCTGCCCTTGGGCGGCTCGGCGGGTTCGAGGATGCGATCGCGCTGTATGAAAAAGTACTGCACGACGCGCCGGGCCAGCCGCGCGTGTGGCTGAGCTACGGTCACATGCTCAAGACGGTGGGGCGTCGCGACGACGGTATTGCCGCCTATCGCCGCGCGTTGGCGCTGTTGCCGACCCTCGGCGACGCGTGGTGGAGCCTCGCCAATCTCAAGACGGTACGGTTCGACGACGCCGATATCGCATCGATGGAGGCTGGCCTCGCTCGGGACGATCTGGATGACGAGGACCGCTTCCATCTCGATTTCGCGCTCGGCAAGGCATTCGAGGATCGCCGAGAACCTGTGCAGTCGTTCGCGCATTACGCGGCGGGCAACGCACTCCGCCGGACCCGGATCGTGTACGACGCCGACGAAACGCGCATATTCGTCGACCGCAGCATCGCGCTGCTGACGCCCGATTTCCTGGACGCGCGCCGCGGCCAGGGATGCGAGGCACCCGACCCGATCTTCGTCCTTGGCATGCCGCGTGCGGGTTCGACTTTGATCGAGCAGATCCTCGCCAGCCATAGCCGCGTCGAGGGCACCACCGAACTCCCCGACATGCCCGCGCTCGCCCGCCGCATCGCCGACTATCCGCAGGGCATCGCCACCCTCTCTGCGGATGCACTGCGCGAGATCGGCGAGGAGTATCTGCGTCGTGCCGCGATCCAGCGGCGCACCGATCGCCCGTTCTTCATCGACAAGCTCCCCAACAATTGGGCGCATACCGCGTTGATCCACCTCGCCTTGCCCAATGCGCGGATCATCGACGCGCGGCGCGACCCGCTCGACTGCTGCTTCTCGAACTTCAAGCAGCATTACGCGCGGGGGCAGACGTTCAGTTATTCGCTCGACGATCTCGGCCGCTATTACCGCGACTATGTCCGGCTGATGACGCATGTCGACGCGGTGCTGCCGGGCCGCGTCCACCGCGTCGATCACGAAGCCCTGCTTGAAAACACCGAGGTCGAGGTCCGTGCGCTGCTCGCAGCGTGTGGCCTCGACTACGAACCCGCATGCCTCGCCTTCCACGAGACCGAGCGCGCGGTCCGCACCGCCAGTTCCGAACAGGTGCGTCGGCCGATCAACCGTGACGGCGTCGATGCCTGGCGGCCGTACGAAATGTGGCTCGATCCGCTGAAAACCGCACTTGGCGACCTGCTACGCGCATGA
- a CDS encoding TonB-dependent receptor translates to MEAEPTSEILVLGTRRTDRTLANSPSPVDIISADDLTTQPAANMIDALKNIVPSFYAGQNSISDASTFVRSPSLRGLSGDQVLVMLNGKRYNRSALVQVYGGSDTGLGRGAQGPDISAIPSLAIGNLQVLREGATAQYGSDAIAGVLNYGLRQDQGIELVGRTGQYYAGDGESYQIAGNAGLKGDWGFINATGEYVDEGQTSRGRTRPSAANFAQNFPALATQLPNFPGPVQIWGNSPSHGFKSVLNTAINVTPDSKLYFFGNFAQSKGNQSFNYRAPVSSTAVDSAGVVRNQGANGAFNNTFFLTPCPTGNATCPTGGFVRDGNIFKFNQLYPAGFTPRFVGKSQELYGVLGYKGTSGDLSYDLSGTLARNKLSLSMYNSANFSYGPATQTSFDFGDLIQKEVNFNADFTYAADLGLAAPLTISAGGEFRKETYEQTAGDTQSYAAGPYAVAQRLYTLTAPGVYTASGTTAAQGVGASGYAGTSPATAGKFDQKAYAAYVGLETDITDALTVGAAGRYEHYNTFGDAWVGKVNALYKFVEGFSVRGSFGTGFHAPSPGQSNVSIVTTSFNGGNAFQAGTYPVNSAPAQYYGAEPLTPEKSTNYGLGVILEPVRGMTITVDGYQIDLRNRIGLTSPFIVTAAAVAAQPALQAVGVDGQVQYFTNGFKTQTRGIDVVATYRTKLSDAQLNFSLAYNYNKTKVTDYDSRVINFPILIDAENLAPKHRIVFNANWSLDNLSFNVRENYYSSFTAAQDYGVTNILTNGIVTGATPNQVFGGKFVTDLEVSYVFAEHFTLSIGAQNFTDEHPDRLAANGTVQIYPLTGGTSDGQVYPRGGGPFGFNGGFYYTRLRVKY, encoded by the coding sequence GTGGAGGCCGAACCAACGAGTGAGATCCTTGTGCTTGGTACGCGACGTACCGACCGTACGTTGGCCAACTCGCCCTCGCCCGTCGACATCATCAGTGCGGACGACCTAACCACGCAGCCTGCCGCCAACATGATCGATGCGCTCAAGAACATCGTACCGTCCTTCTATGCCGGCCAGAACTCGATCTCGGACGCGTCGACCTTCGTTCGCTCGCCATCGCTTCGTGGCCTGTCGGGTGACCAGGTCCTCGTGATGCTGAACGGCAAACGCTACAACCGGTCGGCACTGGTGCAGGTCTACGGCGGCAGCGATACCGGGCTTGGCCGCGGTGCCCAGGGTCCCGACATCTCGGCAATTCCGTCGCTCGCGATCGGCAATCTCCAGGTGCTGCGCGAAGGCGCCACCGCGCAATATGGCTCGGACGCGATCGCCGGCGTACTGAACTATGGCCTGCGCCAAGATCAGGGCATCGAACTGGTCGGTCGCACCGGGCAATATTATGCGGGAGACGGCGAAAGTTACCAGATCGCCGGCAATGCGGGCCTGAAGGGCGACTGGGGCTTCATCAACGCGACCGGCGAATATGTCGACGAGGGGCAAACCAGCCGTGGTCGAACCCGCCCATCGGCGGCGAACTTCGCGCAGAACTTCCCGGCGCTCGCGACGCAGCTGCCCAATTTCCCCGGCCCCGTGCAGATCTGGGGCAATTCGCCCTCGCACGGCTTCAAGTCGGTGCTCAACACGGCGATCAACGTCACCCCCGACAGCAAACTCTATTTCTTCGGCAACTTCGCGCAGAGCAAGGGCAACCAGAGCTTCAACTACCGTGCGCCCGTGAGCAGCACCGCAGTCGATTCAGCCGGGGTGGTCCGCAATCAGGGTGCGAACGGCGCGTTCAACAACACGTTCTTCCTGACCCCCTGCCCGACCGGCAACGCGACCTGCCCGACCGGCGGCTTCGTACGGGACGGCAACATCTTCAAGTTCAACCAGCTCTATCCGGCCGGCTTCACGCCGCGCTTCGTCGGCAAGTCGCAGGAACTCTACGGCGTGCTCGGCTACAAGGGCACCAGCGGCGATTTGAGCTATGACCTGTCGGGCACGCTGGCCCGCAACAAGCTGTCGCTTTCGATGTATAACTCGGCCAACTTTTCCTACGGGCCGGCGACCCAGACGAGCTTCGATTTCGGCGACCTGATCCAGAAGGAAGTGAACTTCAACGCCGACTTCACCTACGCGGCGGACCTCGGGCTCGCGGCGCCGCTGACGATCTCGGCCGGTGGTGAATTCCGCAAGGAAACCTACGAGCAGACCGCGGGCGATACGCAGTCCTATGCGGCCGGTCCCTACGCCGTCGCGCAACGGCTCTACACGCTGACCGCGCCGGGCGTGTATACCGCCTCCGGTACGACCGCGGCGCAGGGCGTCGGCGCGAGTGGCTATGCCGGCACCAGCCCGGCCACCGCGGGCAAGTTCGACCAGAAAGCCTATGCCGCTTATGTAGGTCTTGAAACCGATATCACCGACGCGCTAACGGTCGGCGCGGCAGGGCGGTACGAGCATTACAACACGTTCGGCGATGCCTGGGTCGGCAAGGTCAACGCACTTTACAAGTTCGTCGAAGGGTTCTCGGTTCGCGGCAGCTTCGGCACCGGCTTCCATGCGCCTTCCCCGGGCCAGTCGAACGTCTCGATCGTCACGACCTCGTTCAACGGCGGCAACGCGTTCCAGGCGGGCACCTATCCGGTCAACAGCGCGCCCGCACAATATTACGGCGCCGAACCTCTGACGCCCGAAAAGTCGACCAACTATGGCTTGGGCGTCATCCTGGAGCCTGTCCGGGGCATGACGATCACGGTCGACGGCTACCAGATCGACCTCCGCAACCGCATCGGCCTTACCTCGCCCTTTATCGTCACCGCAGCGGCGGTCGCGGCGCAACCGGCACTGCAAGCCGTTGGCGTCGATGGTCAGGTCCAGTATTTCACCAATGGCTTCAAGACGCAGACCCGCGGCATCGACGTCGTCGCCACCTACCGCACGAAGCTCAGCGATGCTCAGTTGAACTTCTCACTGGCGTACAACTACAACAAGACCAAGGTTACCGACTACGATTCTCGTGTGATCAATTTCCCCATCCTTATCGATGCGGAAAACCTGGCGCCGAAGCATCGCATCGTCTTCAACGCCAATTGGTCGCTGGATAATCTGAGCTTCAATGTCCGCGAGAATTACTACAGCTCGTTCACCGCGGCGCAGGATTACGGCGTCACCAACATCCTGACCAACGGCATCGTGACCGGGGCGACGCCCAACCAGGTTTTCGGCGGCAAGTTCGTCACCGATCTCGAAGTAAGCTATGTCTTCGCCGAGCATTTCACCCTGTCGATCGGCGCGCAGAACTTTACCGACGAACACCCCGATCGCCTCGCGGCGAACGGAACGGTGCAGATCTATCCCCTGACCGGCGGCACGTCCGACGGCCAGGTCTACCCGCGCGGTGGTGGCCCGTTCGGCTTCAACGGCGGCTTCTACTACACGCGTCTTCGTGTAAAATATTGA